A genomic segment from Bacillus cereus G9842 encodes:
- a CDS encoding methyl-accepting chemotaxis protein, producing MFQGKLRSSSLKTKLLVSFIIILILPSIVIGWTSYQQAKTNFNETILNSAKDNIKILDNVINKELDSKKIDATYFTKLFTQSSYQADQIQNIQNKLEEYNKLHPEMEAIYTGSSNGQFIQSPAIQMPDGYNPTERDWYKEAVKKSGEVIVTAPYKSKTTGNIVITLAKQNEDKSGVLGIDLIINDIVTTSKMVNIGKEGYVAIFDQDKNVVAHPTLKPGEKLEEKLSKELYKQEAGDVHYSLDGEDRNITFKTNKKTGWKIAGIMPSKEIIEAAEPIFYKTITVLGFSLLIGGIVIYFIIASIIKPLKQLVISSKKISEGDLTESITVHSKDEIGQLGESFNEMATSLHSVISNINISASHVAASSEELTASMKQTSEATEQITQAIEQVSSGAEIQTKEVEEGATLLEEVTEGIQRVADSSSLVSTASMYTKKKAENGGTLVEKTVNQMQLIHDSVSQSDKIIGLLDDKSKQIGVILEVIQHIAEQTNLLALNAAIEAARAGEQGRGFAIVADEVRKLAEQSGKSSTEIGKLVKEIQFDIKETVSSMNQVGTEVQSGLVVANETKQSFAEILKSTNDTVVQIDSMVDVAKQMTVDAKQVSASINEIAATIEENAASVQNIAGSSEEQLASVDEINAAAVHLSQMAEELQEMIGKFKI from the coding sequence ATGTTTCAAGGGAAATTAAGGAGTAGTAGTTTAAAAACAAAGTTACTTGTATCATTTATTATTATTTTAATTCTTCCAAGTATTGTAATTGGTTGGACGTCTTATCAACAGGCGAAGACGAATTTTAATGAAACGATTTTGAACTCGGCGAAAGATAATATAAAAATTTTGGATAATGTAATTAATAAAGAATTGGATAGTAAAAAAATAGATGCAACTTATTTTACAAAATTATTCACACAATCAAGTTACCAAGCAGATCAAATTCAAAACATACAAAATAAACTAGAAGAATACAATAAACTGCATCCAGAAATGGAAGCAATCTATACAGGATCTAGTAATGGACAGTTTATTCAATCACCAGCTATTCAGATGCCAGATGGATATAATCCTACAGAAAGAGATTGGTATAAAGAGGCAGTGAAGAAAAGCGGAGAAGTAATTGTAACTGCTCCATATAAGTCAAAAACGACAGGTAATATTGTTATTACACTAGCAAAACAAAATGAGGATAAAAGTGGCGTTCTTGGGATTGACTTAATCATTAATGATATTGTTACTACTTCCAAGATGGTTAATATCGGTAAGGAAGGGTATGTAGCAATATTTGATCAAGATAAAAATGTAGTAGCGCACCCGACACTGAAGCCAGGAGAGAAATTAGAAGAGAAACTTAGTAAAGAATTGTATAAACAGGAAGCTGGGGATGTTCATTATTCGTTAGATGGTGAAGATCGTAATATCACTTTTAAAACGAATAAGAAAACTGGATGGAAAATAGCAGGAATTATGCCTTCCAAAGAAATTATCGAAGCGGCTGAACCTATTTTCTATAAAACAATAACTGTTCTTGGATTTTCGCTACTAATCGGTGGGATTGTAATTTACTTCATTATTGCGTCTATTATTAAACCGTTAAAACAACTTGTTATATCATCGAAGAAGATTAGTGAAGGCGATTTAACAGAATCAATTACAGTTCATTCTAAAGATGAAATTGGACAGCTAGGAGAAAGCTTTAACGAGATGGCTACATCGTTACATAGTGTCATTTCCAATATAAACATTTCAGCAAGTCATGTAGCAGCATCTTCAGAAGAATTAACAGCTAGTATGAAGCAGACAAGCGAAGCAACGGAACAAATTACACAGGCGATAGAGCAAGTATCGAGTGGTGCAGAAATACAAACGAAAGAAGTTGAAGAAGGAGCAACATTGTTAGAAGAAGTTACAGAAGGAATTCAGCGTGTTGCAGATAGTTCTTCATTAGTATCTACAGCCTCTATGTATACGAAGAAAAAAGCTGAAAATGGTGGGACGTTAGTTGAAAAAACTGTGAATCAAATGCAATTAATTCATGATTCTGTTTCACAGTCAGACAAAATCATTGGTTTGTTAGACGATAAGTCGAAACAAATTGGAGTAATTCTTGAAGTGATTCAACATATTGCAGAACAGACAAATTTATTAGCGTTAAATGCGGCAATTGAGGCTGCGAGAGCTGGAGAGCAAGGAAGAGGATTTGCAATTGTAGCAGATGAAGTGCGAAAGCTAGCAGAACAATCAGGAAAGTCTTCTACGGAAATTGGAAAACTAGTGAAAGAGATTCAATTTGATATAAAAGAAACAGTAAGCTCTATGAATCAAGTTGGAACAGAAGTACAATCAGGACTTGTAGTTGCAAATGAAACGAAGCAAAGCTTTGCCGAAATATTGAAGTCTACAAATGATACAGTTGTACAAATTGATAGCATGGTAGATGTAGCAAAACAAATGACGGTAGATGCAAAGCAAGTAAGTGCATCTATTAATGAAATTGCAGCTACGATTGAAGAAAATGCGGCAAGCGTTCAAAATATTGCTGGTTCCTCTGAGGAACAATTAGCTTCAGTAGATGAAATAAATGCAGCAGCAGTTCATTTATCACAAATGGCAGAAGAATTACAAGAGATGATTGGTAAGTTTAAAATATAA
- a CDS encoding ATP-binding protein, which translates to MVLTLKKLKLQPRITLTISTLILVVLLLTSYLFFYILSETVEEQIGKRALHVAKTVAAIPEIQEAFQKENPASIIQPIAEKIRIDTEADFIVVGNKEGIRYAHPERDKIGEKMVGGDNKGVLLEGKSYVSKANGSLGPSLRGKVPIRNQENEIIGVVSVGFSMADIHGAVEVYGKRVFWITVIGLLIGVIGSIYLAGSIKRMMFGMEPEEISSLYEEHSTVIQSVREGIIVIDKNGMISLVNQAAYDILSLNKQQNIIGEFILNVIPNSTILDVFQTGEEQFDRQLNIKGQAVIANRLPIKVKNKVTGVVSSLRLKSEMDQLTAELSQTKQYTEALRAQTHEYNNLLYTLSGLIQLESYEDALELIHKETAVYQDFVQFIMKRIQNPWLGGILIGFYNRARELKIDFMLDRESGLDKLSPHIESNYVVSILGNLITNAFEAIEKNEENDRKVRMFVTDIGEEILIEVEDSGQGIHDEIITSIFYKGFSTKEGGERGYGLAKVKELVEDLNGSIAIEKGDLGGALFIIALPKERGE; encoded by the coding sequence ATGGTTTTGACATTGAAAAAATTAAAACTACAACCGAGAATTACATTAACTATTAGTACACTTATTCTTGTTGTACTTTTGCTAACAAGTTATTTATTTTTTTACATATTATCTGAAACAGTAGAAGAGCAAATTGGTAAAAGGGCCTTGCATGTTGCGAAAACAGTTGCTGCGATACCAGAAATTCAGGAAGCTTTTCAAAAAGAAAATCCAGCTTCTATTATTCAGCCAATCGCAGAAAAAATTCGAATTGATACAGAAGCTGACTTTATTGTAGTTGGAAACAAAGAGGGGATTCGTTATGCGCATCCTGAGCGAGATAAAATAGGAGAAAAAATGGTTGGCGGAGATAATAAAGGCGTTTTATTAGAAGGGAAATCTTATGTTTCGAAAGCTAATGGATCGTTAGGCCCTTCATTGCGTGGGAAAGTCCCAATCCGTAACCAGGAAAATGAAATTATCGGTGTGGTGTCTGTTGGGTTTTCAATGGCTGATATTCATGGAGCAGTAGAAGTGTATGGAAAGCGTGTATTTTGGATTACAGTAATAGGTCTTTTAATTGGGGTAATCGGCTCTATATATTTAGCGGGAAGTATAAAAAGAATGATGTTCGGGATGGAGCCAGAAGAAATTTCATCTTTATATGAAGAGCATAGTACAGTGATTCAATCTGTACGTGAAGGGATTATTGTAATCGATAAAAATGGCATGATTAGTTTAGTCAATCAAGCAGCTTATGATATTCTTTCGCTAAATAAACAACAAAATATTATTGGGGAATTTATTTTAAATGTAATTCCTAATTCAACGATACTAGATGTATTTCAAACTGGTGAAGAACAGTTTGACCGCCAATTAAATATAAAAGGACAGGCTGTTATTGCGAACCGTCTACCTATTAAAGTAAAGAATAAAGTAACTGGCGTTGTATCGAGCTTACGTTTGAAATCTGAAATGGATCAGTTAACAGCAGAATTGTCCCAGACGAAGCAATATACAGAGGCATTGCGGGCGCAAACGCATGAATATAATAATTTATTGTATACGCTTTCGGGTCTTATCCAATTAGAATCATATGAAGATGCTTTAGAGCTTATTCATAAGGAAACAGCGGTATATCAAGATTTTGTTCAATTTATTATGAAGCGGATTCAAAATCCATGGCTAGGTGGAATTTTAATTGGATTTTATAATAGAGCACGAGAGTTGAAGATTGATTTTATGCTAGATAGAGAAAGTGGTTTAGACAAATTAAGTCCACATATTGAGAGTAATTATGTCGTTTCTATTTTAGGGAATTTAATTACGAATGCATTTGAAGCAATTGAAAAAAATGAAGAGAATGATAGGAAAGTAAGGATGTTTGTAACTGATATTGGAGAAGAAATATTAATTGAAGTGGAAGATTCAGGGCAAGGGATTCATGATGAAATAATTACTAGCATATTCTATAAAGGCTTTTCGACGAAAGAAGGAGGAGAGCGAGGATATGGATTAGCAAAAGTGAAAGAGTTAGTAGAAGATTTAAATGGAAGTATTGCAATTGAAAAAGGGGATTTAGGTGGTGCGTTATTTATTATTGCACTACCGAAAGAGAGAGGCGAATAG
- a CDS encoding response regulator, protein MGEEIEVLIVEDDIRIADIHRRFTEKIEGFKVIGTATTGEQAKEWLELVKPQLVLLDVYLPDMQGTELVTYIRNHLHDTDIIMITAASETDVVRHALRGGVTDYIVKPLMFDRFKASLEGYQKKIIQLKKNNQLSTEQIEYLWSQRGVKGDQIEYAPKGIDPYTLAKVKKHMLTVNEEGITAEMLSSMIGVSRSTARRYLEYLISGKKVHAELIYGSVGRPERRYFLASS, encoded by the coding sequence ATGGGTGAGGAGATTGAAGTATTAATTGTAGAAGATGATATTCGGATTGCTGACATTCATCGTCGTTTTACTGAAAAAATTGAGGGATTTAAAGTAATTGGAACGGCAACGACTGGAGAACAAGCGAAAGAATGGCTAGAGCTTGTGAAGCCACAGCTCGTGTTATTAGATGTGTACTTACCTGATATGCAGGGAACGGAACTTGTCACATATATTAGGAATCATTTGCACGATACAGATATCATTATGATTACAGCGGCATCGGAAACAGATGTAGTGAGGCACGCCCTGCGGGGCGGAGTAACAGATTATATCGTAAAGCCACTAATGTTTGATCGATTTAAAGCAAGTCTAGAAGGCTATCAAAAAAAGATTATACAGTTAAAGAAGAACAATCAATTATCTACGGAACAAATTGAATATTTATGGTCTCAAAGAGGTGTGAAGGGAGATCAAATAGAATATGCCCCGAAAGGGATAGATCCTTATACTTTAGCGAAAGTAAAAAAGCATATGTTAACAGTTAATGAAGAAGGGATTACAGCAGAAATGTTAAGCTCAATGATTGGAGTAAGCCGATCAACGGCAAGGCGCTATTTAGAGTATTTGATATCTGGGAAGAAAGTCCACGCAGAGCTAATATATGGAAGTGTTGGGAGACCGGAGAGACGTTATTTTCTTGCTTCTTCATAA
- a CDS encoding CitMHS family transporter, with product MLALLGFAMVFVFMFLIMTKRMSALVALILIPSVFALIGGFYANMGPMMLEGIQKLAPTGIMLMFAILYFGIMIDSGLFDPVISKILKFVKGDPLKIVVGTAILTIIVSLDGDGTTTYMITVSAMYPLYKRLGMNPLILAGVVMLGAGVTNLTPWGGPTARVMSALGLDASELFTPLIPGMITGAIWVVFVAYYLGKKERKRLGIMDVQYLKQMQTMDEQAATVEAAVHKRPKLLWINFLLTATLLVCLILEVMPLPVLFTVAFAIAVMINYPNLEQQKERIASHAGNVLAVVSLVFAAGIFTGILSGTKMVDAMANSVVTLIPDVLGPQLPIITALLSMPFTFFMSNDAFYFGVLPILTKAAATYGISAAEMGRASLLGQPVHLLSPLVASTYLLVGMAKVDFGEHQRFTLLWAVGTTMVMLITGIVIGIIPI from the coding sequence ATGTTAGCACTACTTGGATTTGCGATGGTATTTGTCTTTATGTTTTTAATTATGACGAAACGTATGTCAGCGCTAGTAGCATTAATATTAATTCCGAGTGTTTTTGCATTAATTGGCGGATTCTATGCCAATATGGGGCCTATGATGTTAGAGGGAATTCAAAAATTAGCACCTACTGGTATTATGCTTATGTTCGCTATTTTATATTTTGGGATTATGATTGATAGCGGTTTATTCGATCCTGTCATTAGTAAGATTTTAAAATTTGTAAAAGGAGATCCTTTAAAAATCGTTGTCGGAACGGCTATATTGACTATTATCGTTTCTCTAGATGGTGACGGTACAACAACATACATGATTACAGTTTCCGCAATGTATCCACTATATAAGCGCCTTGGAATGAACCCCCTCATATTAGCTGGAGTTGTTATGTTAGGGGCGGGGGTAACAAATCTTACACCTTGGGGTGGACCCACAGCTCGTGTTATGAGCGCACTTGGGCTTGATGCTTCCGAATTATTTACACCTCTTATTCCAGGAATGATTACTGGTGCAATTTGGGTTGTTTTCGTTGCCTACTATCTTGGAAAAAAAGAAAGAAAACGTTTAGGAATTATGGATGTACAGTATTTAAAACAAATGCAAACAATGGATGAGCAAGCTGCAACTGTCGAAGCCGCAGTACATAAACGTCCTAAACTTCTATGGATTAACTTTTTATTAACCGCTACATTACTTGTCTGTCTCATACTAGAAGTTATGCCGTTACCTGTTTTATTTACAGTCGCTTTTGCTATTGCTGTTATGATTAACTATCCAAACTTAGAACAACAGAAAGAACGTATTGCTTCTCATGCAGGGAATGTATTAGCAGTTGTTTCTCTCGTATTTGCTGCCGGTATTTTCACTGGTATTTTATCCGGAACAAAAATGGTAGATGCGATGGCTAACAGTGTAGTAACTCTTATACCAGATGTACTTGGACCACAATTGCCAATTATTACAGCTCTTCTTAGTATGCCATTCACATTTTTCATGTCTAATGATGCATTTTACTTCGGGGTATTACCTATTTTGACGAAAGCTGCTGCTACTTACGGAATTAGTGCAGCTGAAATGGGACGCGCTTCCTTACTTGGGCAACCCGTTCACTTATTAAGTCCTCTTGTCGCTTCCACTTATTTATTGGTCGGAATGGCCAAAGTTGATTTCGGTGAACATCAACGCTTCACTTTATTGTGGGCCGTTGGAACGACAATGGTTATGTTAATTACCGGAATTGTAATTGGGATTATTCCAATATAA
- a CDS encoding nitrous oxide reductase accessory protein NosL — protein sequence MKVKYVVLAICLCFIFTVVGCGKKETAAVAIDEKHDKCDICQIGVTDNQFATEIILENGKALKFDDIGCMYKWMEINSDEKTKEKFVRDYDSKDWISLEDATYVYDKTITTPMAYNVISFKNKKDAESFVSNYKGKVLSYKELAEHKWEMNKEMMGKPKAGNHGGHH from the coding sequence ATGAAAGTAAAATATGTTGTACTTGCTATATGTTTATGTTTCATATTTACAGTAGTCGGGTGTGGGAAAAAGGAAACAGCAGCTGTTGCCATTGATGAGAAACATGATAAATGTGATATTTGTCAAATTGGGGTAACAGATAATCAATTTGCAACAGAAATTATTTTAGAAAATGGAAAAGCGTTAAAGTTTGATGATATCGGTTGTATGTATAAATGGATGGAGATCAACTCAGATGAAAAGACGAAAGAGAAATTTGTTCGAGATTATGATTCGAAAGATTGGATTTCGTTAGAAGACGCTACTTACGTATATGATAAAACAATAACGACACCGATGGCTTATAATGTCATTTCATTTAAAAATAAAAAAGATGCAGAGAGCTTTGTATCTAACTATAAGGGCAAAGTTCTTTCGTATAAAGAGTTAGCAGAGCATAAATGGGAAATGAATAAAGAGATGATGGGGAAACCGAAAGCAGGAAATCATGGTGGACATCATTAA
- a CDS encoding ankyrin repeat domain-containing protein has translation MYSRRVIVCDGGMVKKTLSFIGAVVVRKQKILLCILLGLLMTVVACDKQEEPESKPVHVKNEKKKEKHKEQEESKEEKSINLMDKQLLLSATLGDTETAMKLIQDGANINVEGDNGETPVLAATYQNHVETVKALIGAGANIEIKDEKKSNPLLYASREGYTDIVKVLINAGVNTKETTKSGGTALISASERGHVEVVKELLEHTDIDVNYKNERGGTALLEAIVLGNGSENHKKVIQLLIDHGADVNMANKEHLTPLQYAEKRGFKDIVNMLRVAGANEVVQPQQPVE, from the coding sequence ATGTACTCAAGAAGAGTTATTGTATGTGATGGAGGAATGGTTAAGAAAACATTATCTTTCATAGGAGCTGTAGTTGTGAGAAAACAAAAAATTTTATTATGTATTTTATTAGGACTTTTAATGACGGTAGTGGCTTGCGATAAGCAAGAAGAACCAGAATCGAAACCGGTTCATGTGAAAAATGAAAAGAAAAAAGAGAAGCATAAAGAACAGGAAGAATCTAAAGAAGAGAAAAGTATAAATTTAATGGACAAACAGTTGTTACTTTCAGCTACTCTTGGAGACACAGAGACAGCTATGAAGTTGATTCAGGATGGAGCGAATATAAACGTAGAAGGTGACAACGGAGAAACGCCTGTCCTTGCAGCGACGTACCAAAATCATGTAGAGACAGTTAAAGCATTAATTGGTGCAGGTGCTAATATTGAAATTAAAGATGAGAAAAAAAGTAATCCACTTCTTTATGCAAGTAGAGAAGGATATACGGATATTGTAAAAGTATTAATTAATGCAGGAGTTAATACGAAAGAAACGACTAAGTCAGGTGGAACAGCACTTATTTCTGCATCTGAGCGTGGCCATGTAGAGGTTGTTAAAGAATTATTAGAGCATACAGATATTGATGTGAATTATAAAAATGAACGTGGTGGAACAGCGCTATTAGAAGCAATTGTATTAGGAAATGGTAGTGAAAACCATAAGAAAGTAATTCAATTGCTTATTGATCACGGTGCAGATGTAAATATGGCTAACAAGGAACATCTGACGCCACTGCAATACGCTGAAAAAAGAGGTTTTAAAGATATTGTAAATATGTTGAGGGTAGCTGGAGCAAATGAAGTAGTACAGCCACAACAACCAGTAGAGTAA
- a CDS encoding GNAT family N-acetyltransferase yields MRLSELDLIVIQVEVLFVHNQVGKMKYVNEQGNPKAPRFFLGRTREGSITRYHCNVDDETVSKIEKLIQEPSKHIEIAKIINVLNEERTVKNIWMGPAFMFHSNLHKPTRTIQITEKNRELLRENFPNLIEQMEWRKPYFAIVKNEKVVSVCWSARSTPVAAEASVETLAEFQGNGYGTDVVTAWAISLQEEKRIPLYSTSWDNYASQAVARKLKLINYGMNLHID; encoded by the coding sequence ATGAGGCTCTCAGAACTTGATTTAATAGTAATTCAGGTAGAGGTTTTGTTTGTTCATAATCAAGTCGGAAAAATGAAATATGTAAATGAACAAGGAAATCCGAAAGCACCACGTTTTTTTCTTGGCAGAACTCGTGAAGGGAGTATAACGAGATATCATTGTAATGTGGATGATGAAACGGTAAGTAAGATTGAGAAGTTAATTCAAGAACCTTCAAAGCATATAGAGATAGCAAAGATTATTAATGTATTAAATGAAGAAAGAACAGTGAAAAATATTTGGATGGGTCCTGCTTTCATGTTTCATAGTAATTTACATAAGCCGACTAGAACAATACAAATAACTGAGAAGAATAGAGAGCTTTTGCGAGAAAATTTTCCTAATCTAATAGAACAGATGGAATGGAGGAAACCTTATTTTGCAATTGTAAAAAATGAAAAGGTAGTTTCTGTTTGTTGGAGTGCCAGAAGTACGCCCGTAGCTGCTGAGGCAAGTGTGGAAACTTTAGCGGAGTTTCAAGGGAACGGATATGGTACTGATGTTGTTACAGCCTGGGCGATATCATTACAAGAAGAAAAACGCATTCCACTTTATAGTACTTCTTGGGATAATTATGCTTCACAAGCAGTTGCGAGAAAACTAAAACTAATTAACTATGGAATGAATTTACATATTGATTGA
- a CDS encoding glycerol-3-phosphate responsive antiterminator — translation MFKEPYIAMIKDWKGYKAYKKLPKTVFLMTGSMLELPERVYELQKHGHDVFLHCDFIQGLNTNTEEALLYIEDVIGAQGIISTKGSTIRNANKIGLKTIQRIFIVDTLSLTKSIENCKTTKPNAVEIMPGIMPSIIKQLAEEIEFPIIAGGLIQTREDAEIAIRAGASAISTSHYEVWIHEEKRSATL, via the coding sequence ATGTTTAAAGAACCTTATATTGCGATGATAAAGGATTGGAAAGGATACAAAGCATACAAAAAATTGCCGAAAACAGTTTTTCTTATGACTGGTTCAATGCTGGAATTACCAGAGCGTGTATATGAATTGCAGAAACATGGACATGATGTATTTCTTCATTGTGATTTTATACAAGGCTTAAATACGAATACAGAGGAAGCACTTTTGTATATTGAAGATGTTATCGGGGCACAAGGTATTATTTCAACAAAGGGTTCGACAATTCGAAATGCTAATAAAATTGGATTGAAAACAATTCAACGTATTTTTATTGTAGATACTTTATCCCTTACTAAATCAATTGAAAATTGTAAAACGACTAAACCAAATGCAGTAGAGATTATGCCGGGGATTATGCCTTCTATAATTAAACAGCTAGCAGAGGAAATAGAGTTTCCTATTATTGCAGGCGGGCTGATTCAAACGCGAGAAGATGCGGAAATTGCAATTCGTGCAGGAGCAAGTGCGATTTCAACAAGTCATTATGAAGTATGGATACATGAAGAAAAAAGGAGTGCAACCTTGTGA
- a CDS encoding ABC transporter ATP-binding protein, with protein sequence MIELKNVSKVYKNAEETAVKGVSVHIKKGEFFVLVGPSGCGKSTLLRMIAGLEEISSGDLIINERVANDLEPKDRNLSMVFQNYALYPHLSVEENILFGLKVRKVQKEERQKRLMEAIEMVGLKEYVKMKPGQLSGGQRQRVALARAIVSQAPICLMDEPLSNLDAKLRAQMRIEIREIQQRLGITMIYVTHDQIEAMTMGDRIMVLNKGSIQQVGTPLDIYNEPANEFVASFIGSPSMNINDGEVDKEKGVLHIGKLQIPLSIGQLKQLPEGIIRIGMRPEHIALSEEGQEVTLQSVEVLGNESILNFAVNGTIWSAKVIGQLLLNKGDKVKLLFSQEKLCFFNENTNERLKVVAEEELKVVAK encoded by the coding sequence GTGATTGAATTGAAAAATGTTTCAAAGGTATATAAAAATGCAGAAGAGACAGCGGTTAAAGGCGTATCGGTTCATATTAAGAAGGGCGAATTTTTTGTTTTAGTTGGACCTTCGGGATGCGGGAAAAGCACATTATTACGAATGATCGCTGGCTTAGAAGAGATTTCTTCGGGAGATTTAATTATTAATGAACGTGTTGCAAATGATCTAGAGCCGAAAGACCGTAATCTATCAATGGTATTTCAAAATTATGCATTATATCCACACTTATCTGTAGAAGAAAATATTTTATTTGGACTTAAGGTAAGAAAAGTACAAAAAGAAGAGCGACAAAAGCGATTAATGGAAGCTATTGAAATGGTAGGACTGAAAGAGTATGTGAAAATGAAACCAGGCCAATTATCAGGCGGACAAAGACAGCGTGTTGCGCTTGCTAGGGCGATCGTGAGTCAAGCACCAATCTGTTTAATGGATGAACCACTTTCGAATTTAGATGCGAAATTACGTGCGCAAATGAGAATTGAAATTAGAGAAATTCAGCAGCGATTAGGAATTACGATGATTTACGTTACCCACGATCAAATAGAAGCGATGACTATGGGAGATCGTATTATGGTTTTAAATAAAGGAAGTATACAGCAAGTTGGAACACCACTTGACATATATAACGAACCAGCAAACGAATTTGTTGCAAGCTTTATAGGTTCTCCTTCTATGAATATAAATGATGGAGAAGTGGATAAAGAAAAAGGTGTATTACATATAGGGAAATTGCAAATTCCATTATCTATTGGACAGTTAAAGCAATTACCAGAAGGAATAATTCGTATAGGCATGCGTCCTGAGCATATTGCACTGTCTGAGGAAGGACAAGAAGTGACGCTGCAATCTGTAGAAGTATTAGGGAATGAATCTATATTAAACTTTGCGGTAAATGGAACAATTTGGAGTGCGAAAGTCATCGGACAGTTACTCTTGAACAAAGGTGACAAAGTAAAATTATTATTCTCGCAAGAAAAGTTATGCTTCTTTAACGAAAACACGAATGAACGCTTAAAAGTGGTAGCTGAAGAAGAGTTGAAAGTGGTGGCGAAATAA
- a CDS encoding carbohydrate ABC transporter permease, which yields MIEVSKLPVQTKVSKKKKLWGRTKDLRIGLLFLAPSILLFSIFLFYPLFRTIYYSFYLTDIHGEANLFVGLENYQYLFSDPAFYKSIKSTLLFVLYTVPTSIIFALFLALIANGKVRGIGLFRVLFSSTMGISVAASAVIWLFLFHPSVGLFNNILAAMNLPAIAWLTSPDWALFSVSVTTVWVNTGFAFLVILGGLQNIDTSLYESASIDGASYLYKLRRVTLPMLSPTLFFIVTVTLISAFQSFGQIDILTHGGPNDATNLIVYSIYKEAFVNHQFGTASAQAMVLFVFIFVATLLQFKFAERKVHYK from the coding sequence ATGATCGAAGTAAGTAAGTTACCAGTTCAAACAAAGGTGTCAAAAAAGAAAAAATTATGGGGGAGAACGAAAGATTTAAGAATAGGATTATTGTTTTTGGCGCCATCTATTTTGCTATTTTCGATTTTTCTGTTCTATCCATTGTTTAGGACGATTTACTATAGTTTTTATTTAACCGATATACATGGAGAAGCTAATCTTTTCGTTGGCTTAGAAAATTATCAATATTTATTCTCTGATCCAGCCTTCTACAAAAGTATAAAATCAACTTTACTATTTGTTTTATATACAGTGCCTACGAGTATTATATTTGCTTTGTTTCTTGCATTGATTGCAAATGGAAAGGTAAGAGGTATTGGGTTATTCCGAGTTCTGTTTTCTTCGACGATGGGAATATCAGTAGCTGCTAGTGCAGTGATTTGGCTATTTTTATTTCATCCAAGTGTAGGATTATTTAATAATATATTAGCCGCTATGAATCTTCCTGCAATCGCATGGTTAACGAGTCCGGACTGGGCACTATTCTCTGTATCAGTTACAACAGTTTGGGTGAATACAGGGTTTGCATTTTTAGTTATATTAGGTGGTTTACAAAATATCGATACGTCTTTATATGAGAGTGCATCTATAGATGGTGCTAGTTATTTATATAAGCTTCGCCGTGTTACATTACCGATGCTATCGCCAACTTTATTCTTTATTGTAACCGTAACGTTAATTAGTGCGTTCCAAAGTTTTGGACAAATTGATATTTTAACGCACGGTGGACCGAATGATGCAACGAATTTGATTGTGTACTCGATTTACAAAGAGGCGTTTGTGAATCATCAATTTGGAACAGCAAGTGCACAAGCGATGGTATTATTTGTTTTCATTTTCGTTGCTACATTACTTCAATTTAAGTTTGCTGAGAGAAAGGTGCATTATAAATGA